A region from the Plutella xylostella chromosome 8, ilPluXylo3.1, whole genome shotgun sequence genome encodes:
- the LOC125488838 gene encoding uncharacterized protein LOC125488838 — MLRNIVSQTKQHIAALQTLDVPVQSWDLIIISILQRKIDQGTFRFFHSELKQNTLPKLDYFLNFLEQRATILETVAEAGHSHAHPTRVVNKSHGASLVTTTGSTTSSSTKCCDFCKSKYHKLYQCQKFQLALPTERVLFIQNNKLCSLCLNQHNNRKCFFAFKCSICKERHNTLLHVDNVPEIPKQVSVSMGQYGNILLPTIKVGLVDKLGNTVYAKALCDPGSQISFISSDLADQISCELKDEQTIISGICQGKNKTAKKAKFTIYSENNDYSLKLTCCIVSKITCDLPQFDVDIGSLNIPTHIKLADRDFNKSEPISILLGCDIFFKILLREQLPIIPGGLYLHDTRFGYVVAGQLPLQRSPATTSQQITAVSNFCNLDNEIRSREVDDTLTSIDSSLKQLWRCEQVPQIYKEASSEQELAETMFQESVQLEDCKFQVKLPLKQEFNEVRLGNSLSRALKRFYNLEKRFLKDPLLFQQYKQFIDEYVSLGHAKYVDIESYNLEEDPVYFLSHHPVINEGSKTTRLRVVFDGSMQTDRNISLNDLMLNGPCVQNSLFNILILFRLHKFVLVTDIKKMFRNIKLDPSQCSIQNILWRSSPQERIKCIQLLTIT; from the exons ATGCTAAGAAACATTGtttcacaaacaaaacaacacaTAGCTGCCTTACAAACACTTGATGTACCAGTTCAATCCTgggatttaattataatttccatTTTGCAAAGGAAAATTGATCAGGGCACGTTTAGGTTTTTCCATTCAGAGcttaaacaaaatacattgCCTAAGCTAGATTATTTTCTAAACTTTTTAGAGCAACGTGCAACCATTCTTGAGACCGTGGCTGAGGCTGGCCATAGCCATGCTCACCCTACCCGAGTAGTGAACAAGAGCCACGGAGCGAGCCTCGTGACCACCACAGGGAGTACCACCAGCTCCAGCACAAAATGCTGCGACTTCTGTAAGTCTAAATATCACAAGTTGTATCAAtgtcaaaagtttcaattAGCTTTGCCAACTGAACGTGTGCtgtttattcaaaataataagttgTGTTCACTTTGCTTAAATCAGCATAACAATAGAAAGTGTTTCTTTGCATTCAAGTGTAGCATATGTAAGGAGCGTCATAATACGTTATTACACGTAGATAATGTACCAGaaatacctaagcaggtatcGGTATCAATGGGCCAATATGGCAATATATTACTACCAACTATTAAGGTAGGTTTAGTAGATAAGCTTGGAAATACGGTTTATGCCAAGGCTTTATGTGACCCAGGTAGTCAAATATCATTCATTTCATCAGATTTAGCTGATCAAATTAGTTGTGAATTAAAAGATGAGCAAACTATAATTAGTGGCATATGTCAagggaaaaacaaaactgcaaaGAAGGCTAAGTTTACAATATATTCTGAAAATAATGATTACAGCTTAAAGCTAACATGTTGCATTGTTTCAAAAATAACTTGCGATTTACCACAATTTGATGTAGATATTGGTAGCTTAAACATACCGACTCACATCAAGTTAGCTGACAGGGATTTCAATAAAAGTGAACcaatatcaattttattgggttgtgatatatttttcaaaattcttTTGCGTGAACAATTGCCAATAATTCCTGGCGGGTTATATTTACATGACACGCGTTTTGGTTATGTTGTGGCAGGACAATTACCGTTACAACGAAGCCCGGCCACCACGTCACAACAGATAACAGCTGTTAGCAACTTTTGTAACCTTGACAATGAAATTAGGTCACGTGAGGTCGATGACACTCTTACATCTATTGATAGCTCACTCAAACAGCTGTGGCGGTGCGAGCAGGTGCCGCAGATTTATAAGGAGGCTTCATCTGAGCAGGAACTAGCAGAAACAATGTTTCAGGAGTCAGTCCAGCTAGAAGACTGTAAATTTCAGGTAAAGCTACCTTTAAAGCAAGAGTTTAATGAAGTCAGGCTGGGTAACTCTTTATCTCGAGCCTTAAAGAGGTTCTATAACTTAgaaaaaaggtttttaaaGGATCCGTTGCTTTTTCAGCAATATAAACAATTTATTGATGAATATGTTTCGCTTGGGCATGCGAAATATGTTGATATTGAAAGTTACAATTTAGAAGAGGATCCTGTATATTTTCTGTCTCATCACCCTGTGATTAATGAAGGTAGCAAAACTACGCGGTTAAGGGTAGTTTTCGACGGTTCAATGCAGACCGATCGAAACATTTCATTAAATGACTTAATGTTAAATGGACCTTGTGTGCAAAACAGTTtgtttaatatattaatattatttcgaTTGCATAAATTTGTCTTAGTAACTGACATAAAAAAGATGTTCAGAAACATTAAACTTGATCCATCACAATGCTCAATTCAGAACATACTATGGCGTAGTAGCCCACAAGAAAGAATTAAATGTATTCAATTATTAACAATTACAT AA
- the LOC105382523 gene encoding uncharacterized protein LOC105382523, which translates to MCYVFTCITGLVEVLQRCAQFAMAMWLCLVVCLALLVASGLGVAYGYNYSLAEYIYLKPEGQAFYMRRGRLVNERKVPGIAYPNLGYDPRVDRFSEKNANPEGQPGGAPPPAGGVAPLADDVSTEDPFKKLKMLQMLTTTNKEDLMSDNEGPPFPKFGDDNKDNKETLMPTPTSPPAFKPNNEASRTTEVQAPATLINPLMLRKFKTLSWSDNKIDTNELQDKTETEKGTFDTLVDENLRVRPKEQPDISMYGTLEKKARPAKVQKPVTPDTEIPEDFGVRGLDRPARPAEIVPIESSGLDNLAVEPIKLTETQERSESHPERNIPAEGQEQEEDQWEPQEVQEHEPSKSEDSEVSSSSEGSMLMKKFEPVDIFSGTKVNALQRTRGLEVASTYRVAKITTIRNSMLLPKLSQ; encoded by the exons ATGTGTTATGTGTTTACTTGTATCACGGGCCTTGTAGAGGTTTTACAAAG ATGTGCTCAGTTCGCGATGGCGATGTGGCTGTGCCTGGTGGTGTGTCTGGCGCTGCTCGTGGCCTCGGGGCTCGGCGTGGCCTACGGGTACAACTACTCGTTGGCCGAGTACATCTATTTGAAGC CGGAAGGGCAAGCGTTCTACATGCGGCGGGGGAGGCTGGTGAACGAGCGCAAGGTGCCCGGCATCGCGTACCCCAACCTGGGCTACGACCCGCGCGTCGACCGCTTCTCCGAGAAGAACGCGA ATCCCGAGGGCCAGCCAGGAGGCGCCCCCCCACCCGCCGGCGGCGTCGCGCCGCTCGCTGATGACGTGTCCACCGAAGACCCCTTCAAGAAACTCAAGATGCTGCAGATGCTCACCACCACCAACAAAGAG GATTTGATGAGTGACAATGAAGGACCACCATTTCCGAAGTTTGGAGATGATAATAAGGATAACAAAGAAACGCTGATGCCGACTCCGACGTCTCCACCTGCTTTTAAACCAAATAATGAAGCTTCACGGACTACGGAGGTTCAAGCTCCAGCTACACTGATCAACCCTTTAATGTTGAGAAAATTCAAGACTCTGAGCTGGTCTGATAACAAAATTG ACACGAATGAACTCCAAGACAAGACGGAGACAGAGAAGGGAACATTCGATACACTGGTCGACGAAAATCTTAGAGTGAGGCCAAAAGAGCAGCCTGACATTTCCATGTATGGGACTTTGGAGAAAAAAGCTAGGCCTGCAAAGGTACAAAAGCCTGTAACACCAGATACAGAAATTCCCGAAGATTTTGGGGTCCGTGGGTTAGATCGACCGGCCAGGCCCGCTGAAATCGTCCCTATAGAGTCATCAGGCCTGGATAATCTAGCAGTGGAACCTATAAAACTGACTGAGACCCAGGAAAGGTCAGAATCACATCCGGAACGCAACATACCAGCAGAAGGACAAGAACAAGAAGAAGACCAATGGGAGCCGCAAGAGGTGCAGGAGCACgag CCATCTAAATCAGAAGACTCTGAAGTTTCCTCATCATCTGAGGGCTCTATGCTTATGAAGAAATTTGAACCAGTAGACATATTTAGCGGGACGAAAGTTAATGCTTTACAGCGAACACGAGGGCTAGAAGTGGCATCGACGTACCGAGTGGCAAAGATAACGACTATCAGAAACTCAATGTTACTTCCAAAACTATCACAGTGA